The following are encoded together in the Lathyrus oleraceus cultivar Zhongwan6 chromosome 3, CAAS_Psat_ZW6_1.0, whole genome shotgun sequence genome:
- the LOC127131139 gene encoding uncharacterized protein LOC127131139 produces MDVVREEQAAFREEMDSIKSKIEQIFEAIQALARREEEARVAATARNDALVQGVALQSGPSVPIPNPVIYGLPPGFVPPPERTHVPPPAHTSGVADGVAAQGPPIVNQVAIPRTDEELQDEFEMQNYNGATPVVIPTAAQDSEAILMCRALAGKLRILEGHNSTRLSALEMCLVPDVVIPPKFKAPEFEKYKGLTCPNIHLKMYCRKMAAYARDHKLMIHCFQDSLTRASLDWYM; encoded by the coding sequence ATGGATGTAGTTAGAGAAGAACAAGCTGCCTTCAGAGAGGAGATGGACTCTATCAAAAGCAAGATCGAGCAGATCTTTGAGGCTATACAAGCTCTGGCTAGAAGGGAAGAAGAGGCTCGTGTTGCCGCTACTGCAAGGAACGATGCTCTAGTTCAAGGGGTTGCTCTTCAGTCAGGACCTTCAGTTCCTATTCCAAATCCCGTTATCTACGGTCTTCCTCCAGGTTTTGTTCCACCGCCTGAAAGAACTCATGTGCCTCCACCTGCACATACTTCTGGAGTAGCTGATGGAGTCGCTGCGCAAGGACCTCCGATAGTCAATCAAGTGGCCATTCCCCGCACTGATGAGGAGCTCCAAGACGAGTTTGAAATGCAGAATTACAATGGAGCTACTCCAGTGGTCATCCCTACTGCTGCCCAAGATTCTGAGGCTATCTTGATGTGTCGTGCTCTGGCTGGAAAGCTAAGAATCTTGGAAGGACATAACTCAACCCGTTTAAGTGCCTTAGAGATGTGTCTAGTCCCAGACGTGGTGATTCCTCCAAAATTCAAAGCgcctgaatttgaaaaatacaaaggactCACGTGTCCTAACATACATTTGAAAATGTATTGCAGAAAAATGGCTGCCTATGCCAGAGATCATAAGCTCATGATCCATTGCTTTCAGGACAGTCTAACTagggcatctttggactggtacatgtAG